The DNA segment ATTGCGGTTTGCCGTCCTCTACGATTACTTTTACAAGATCCCGGAGCCATATGACACTACCGTCTTTGCGTATAAATCGATATTCAAAGTCGTGAGCTTCCATTTTTCCAGTGCGTGCGACACAATATTCTATCGCATTCTGTTTGTCGTCCGGATGCAGATGTTCCGCCCAGAAGCCCGGGGACTTCCATTCTTCTATGGAATACCCGAGCAAATCCACCACTTGCTGACTCACAAACGTGAAATTAAAAGTCGATGCATCGGCTTCCCAGACGATACCGGGAGTTGTATCCACGAGATCCCTAAACTGTTCTTCGCTTGCCTTTGTTCTTCCGAAAGAATCCTGAAGTTGTTCCGCCATATAATTGAATGAAACGGAAAGAGCTCCCAACTCTTCCAGACGACTGCTTGGAACCCTTTGAGTCAGATCTCCTTGAGCCATCGCACTACTCGCGCTCGAAATTCTTCGAATCGGAGCGGTCACAATTCCGGCCAGAAGCGCCGCTATCAAAAGAGACAACGTAAGCGCGATCGCAAATACCATAGCGGACTGACTGCTGCCGGTTCGGACTCCTTCCAAATAATACGCGGCGGGAATCGAAGTAATTACGATCCAATCCATATACGCGTCGTTATCTTGATAGGGAGTCGCCTGTGTGAGCCAGGTTTCCCTGGAAAGCGGTTTTGCAGTTACTATGTCGAATCGAAATTGAATCGCGGATCGCAATAAACGGAAACTTCCCAAATTTTCCTTTAAATTTCTGATCGCATTCTCGGCGATTTGATCCTCCGAGATCCGATCCTTTGCATCTAAAATCGGATACGATCGGAAAGAAGAGGCGATCGGATTTCCATCACGATCGATGATGATTGCGTTACCATGTTCACCGATGCTCATAGAACGAAGTAGAGAATCGATTCCTCTTTTACGGATCGTGTCATTTTGATTTTTTGTTTTCTCGAGATACTGGTCCAACTGTAAGTTGATGTTCTCCGAAATTTCCTGATGAAGTCTGCTCGCCAATTTATCGGCAGCTAACTCCGAACTGTGTAAATTCAGGTAAGCCGTAACACCCACCATCACTAAAACAAGGACGATAAAAGGAGTTACCAAAAACATTCGGATCGGAAGACCCTGAGTCGAATCTTTCGATTCCAAGGATCCTTCCCCCGCTTCCCAACTCAGCTCTTTAAAACTGAGATACAATTCCACCACGTGTCCCGGAATCGCCGCCCAAAACATATTGTATTTTTTAGCAATGGGAAACGCGACGAGCATCGCAAACGGAGCGATCACCCATGTGATCGAGGTCGTAAAAAAAAGCGCGGGTGTTATGTTTCTATATGAAATCGAAGGTGTAAACTGTTTAGAACAGATAAAACCCCAGAGTTGAGGTTCGATCATCATAAAGATCAGAACGAAAAGAAAATACCAAGTCCAGGTTTTGATTTTTCGAAAATCCGGATTTTTTCCGATCAATTGATAAGCGACCCAAAAACATGCAGGATTGATAAAATACCCCAACAGCCAATCGAGTAAAAAATTCGGAGGTACACCCTCGATTAGATCGGAAAGTCCGTATGCAAACGGAACCGCGATCAAAGCCGGATAACCGAAAAGAAGAATACAAAGAAAAACGGAAAGATCCTTGAGAGATTCAAAGGTCTGAGCCCCGGGAACCAAGATGATAAAAGAACCTAAATATCCGGTAATAAAGATGAGAACAAAGGTAAACGGAATGCTTAACAAGGCTTGAGCGTCCCAGGCCTGTCTTTCTTTCCCTAACCCCCAGCGTTTTCCCGTTCTAAAAGTAAAACCGCCGAAAGCGAAAATCATCAAAACAATTCCGATGATATAACCAAAACGTCCCCAAACTTCTAAAAGAGGAAGTGGAATGGATTGAAAGATAAATTCAAGCCATTGGATTACGACGTACATTTTTTTATACCAATGAGAGAGTTTTCAAAAGTCGGAAATATTTCGTTGATCACCAATTTTGCAAACATACAACGGTCCGATTCCAATCGAAAACGTTTTCGAATAAAGCATACTTTAGAATCATCATTATCAAGCGAACCAATCCTTACAGATCTTCAATCAAACTTTCTAATGCAATCTGGCCAATTCTCTAGACTCTTCCAGATCTCCTCGATTGATAGAATCGGCCAACGTCTCTATCCACTCCAACCTTTCCTTGGACCCGTTACCAAAAACGAGAGGGAGATGTTTTTTTTCAAACGATGAAATTTTACCGTCAAAACAACAGGTGACGCTTAGTATCTTTAGACAGAGTTCTCTTTCACGATCATTCAACCCGGATAAAAGTTTTTCAAGAGATTCCCATTCATCCAGACGAAATTGATAGTCTTCGATTTGAAACGCCTTATGAAGTTTGATCAAAATATATTCTAAATTCGGATGAAATCGTTGCGTAAAAACAACCGAATTCCCGACCGCGGTCATACAGGCGATTTTTGCGTTTCGACTTAACAAATCTTTTTGAGAAAGAATTCTTTCGACAAGATCTCCGGATAAGATTCTCGTCAAAAGGCGGGTTCTCAATTCTTTTAGAATAACATAAAGTACGATCGCGTCCCAAATTGCGGTGATCGGAGCCGCCACAAAATCCGCGTAAACACGAAACGAGTTTCTTGCAAAAATCTTTCGAATGATGATCTTCGCCACAAGATTGGATAAAAAGACCTTTGCCTTATAAAGAAGAGTCGTGAGAAAAAGACTTTGTTTGTTTGTGAGTCGATACGGATCGATTCCTAAAAGTTTCAAATCGGGATCCGGAATTTCAAGAGCGAGTCTGGAAAGCAGATTGGTGATACCCGTAATCAAATCGGGATCCTCTTCCAAATCCACACCTGCCAGACGCGTCAATTGATACACCGAAGAAAGACCGATCCGATAAAGAAGATAAAATTCCAAAACGGTTCCGAGCAAAAGGGCGAGTCCTGTCCAAAACCATTTTTCGATAAAAACCGGGGACATCAGCTCGGGCGCTTCCGGAAAAAGTTTTTCGACAAGAATGATTCCAAAGGTTGTCCAAAATCCGGTTTGCAACGCCCAGAAAACGGTCCATCCGATGATTCGTTTAGAGCCGGCGCCAAATTCCTCGCGAGTCCACTTTCCCGGGGATTTTTTGTCCTTTTGTGCGAGCTTTCTTAAAACACGAATCCCCCATCTTTCTAAGATGCCGGGTTTGTATTCTGTGTTTGCGGATCGATTTCCCATCGCCGGGATTGCATTCGAATCTTCGATTTATGTCAAAACATTCTTTCAAATTTTTGTTTCAGATTCGGGGTGGAATGGAACGATCTTTGAGATATAGGGTCGAAACCTAAAAGTAAAACAAGCAATTTCATCCTTGACCTTGGTTCGCTTTTTCATCATTATGAATCTAACGGAAACCTTTATGAAACGCATTCATTTCATTTTACTCTCACTCCTTCTCTCTTTCGGAATTTTAAACTGTAACAGCCAAAGGGATCAAAACAAAATCAAACTATCGGTTATCGGCGGGGAAGAAATCATCGAAATCAACGCCGAAGTGGATCCCGATAAAATTTCCTCTTGCGGAATTGCGGTTCCGGGATCAACCTCTTCTCCCGCAACGGGCGGAAGTACAGGAACTCCAACGGGAGGAGCTAGCACCGGAGGAACCTCCACACGGTATACGATCACAAGCCAGTTGATTATGAAAACCACGGGAGAATCGTTGGTGCTTCGATTCCAATTTGACTCCACCCAATATCAAGGTTCCGTGGATCCGCAACAAGGTTTTAGTTATTCGGGCGGAAGTTTTGGAAGAACCGTCACAGGAAACGTAGGTAAGGTAGAATGGGGTGCATCCGGAATTCCGGTTTATCCAAGCGGCAGCGGCGGAGCTCAACAACAATCACTTCAATATATGGACATTGAATTGTCGCTTACCGGCAAATTGCTTTCCAGTTCGTCCTCCACCGGAATTCTCAACCAGTGTTATACTTCGGATAACGTAAATTGTACCTCGGTTACCACGACTCAACAGTGTTTTACCCAGGACAATAGAACCTGCGTTTCTACGGCTTCCGCGACAGGAACAACGGTTACCATTACGGGAAGCATTTCCTGCAACGCTCCGAACGTAATCCCAAGCGGATCTGCGGCTCAGTAAAAAGAATCACGAATCGAAGGTTTTATAAAATCTTCGATTCGTCAGATTGCGGTTTTTTCAAAGTTAAAGATCGTTTTTATTCAACGCAAAGATCGTCCGCAAAAGGAAACAATCCAATATTTCCAAATGAAGTTTAGAATCTTTCAAGAGAGAACTTCCCTTCGTATCAATGTCCCATTTTTTTGACAAGGGCGACGAGCTGATCTAATGCGATTCCCCAACCTTCGTGAAAACCCATTTCCTCGTGTTTTTTGCGATTTACTTCGTTTCCATGGATGGCAGTTGCCGTGTATTTGGTGCCGGTGCCGTGAGCTTCCAAAGTAATGATCGCAGTAAAAAATCCGAACGCATGTGCCGGATCCGGAGAAGGACGAAAGCCCGGCTGCAACGCATCGGTCCAGGAAAGTTTTTCGTTTGGAATCACTTCGAGAAAACAACCCAGATTCGGAAAATCAACTCCTTCCGGAGACTGCATCGTAGTACGAAACATTCCCCCGGGTCGTAGATCGATTTCACAGTCGATGGTCTTCCACGGCGCAGGGGTAAACCATTTCAAGATATGTTCCGGAGTCGTCCACGCTGCCCAGACCAATTCGCGCGGAACGTCCACGATTCTTTCGAGAACCAAGTCCAATTTAGGATCCAACTCGGGATAAGTATGAGATGCCATCTTTGTTTCTCCTAACGTTGATTTGAAATGCCGTCATACAACGGCGATTTAGGCGAATTCACTCTGGAACTCGACATCCAAAAAATCTCTGGAGAAATCAGTAAAGACTTCTATCGATCGTAATGCAAATCTATTATTCTTCCAATAGTTTTAAAATTTGTTCTTTTAAGAGATTGCGAATTCCTGAATCCGGAAAGCCGTTTAAAAATTTAATCAAACCGTCCGTGATGGTTTTAAATTCCAAATCCATTTGTTCTCGAATTTGATAACGAGAAAGAAGACTGAGGATCACCACACCGTCCCCTTGAGATCTTTCCGTTTTCGCAAATAAAGAATGAATCAATTTTTTATCGTTCTTATCCGCCTTTTCGAGTAAAAGAAGAACGGGATACGTATAAAGACCGTTATAAAAATCCTTTAAAGGAACCTTACCGCTTTTACTCGCAGGAGAAAAATAATCGATCGCATCGTCTTTCTTTTGAAAAAAAGAACCAAGATCGATTCCAAACTGTCCTAGTTTCTTTTTCTCCTTTTCCGAAATTTCGGAAAGAACCCCCGCAGCGGAACTGACCGCTCCGAACAAGGAAGCCGTTTTACCGTAAACAACTCGATTATAGATTTCTAATGTAATTTTAGGATTTTTTTCCCATTCCATCTGAATGAGTTCGGAAACGGAAAGATCCTTGATCACCTGGGTAAAAAGATCCATCAATGCGGGGTATCCGAGACCGTTCAGATGATCGATTCCGCAAGCCAACAGATAATCTCCCGTAAGAATCGCGGTTTTATTTCCGAACTTAGCGCCTACACTTTGTTGCCCTCGTCTGGTTGGAGCCTCGTCCACGACGTCGTCATGAAGCAGGCTCGCGGCGTGAATCAGCTCGGCGATCGCGCCCACATCCAACCAGGATTTACCATCGTAACCCAAAAGCTGGCAAAGACAGTAGTGGAGAATCGGACGAATCCGTTTTCCACCGGAGCGAATCGTGTAGGATTTGATCTCGGCGAGAATTTTCAAATCCTCCCGGATGATTGCATCCAGTTTTTTATCGAACTTCCGAATTAGAGAATCTTTGAGTATAGACGCTTTCACTGCCGTTCCCGTGGGGACAGTATTCAAAATTACGGTATAGGCTCAAGCAGAACTCTCTCCGAGACTCAGGCTTTGAGTTTGTTTTCAAGAATCAAAAGCTGACGAGAAAGAATATCCTCCATATCCCGAAACTGTTCCTTACGATAGATATGAATGAGATTTCGATACATCCTTTTGATGATAGAAAGGGTGCTCGCTCGAGTGAAGTATCTTTCACTCGGAGTAAAACTATTGGCTTCCAAAAATCGAATGCAGGTCGATTTGTCCAGGAGAACCCCGCCGTGAAACGGATCGATAAAGGTCTCGTAGTCCGGAGAATCAAAATGAAGCAAAAAATGAAGAGGCATGTTGACCCCGTATAAGGGAAGCGAAAGTCTTTGTGCTACGAGAAGATAAATTGCGGATAAGGAAATCGGAATTCCCTTTCGAGTCCGAACGATCCGAGTCACAAAAGAATTGTTGGGGTCGTCATATTGATCGTTGTTTCCCTGAAAATTCTCCTCCGAAGAAAGAACTCTCGTGAGAAAATGCACTTTTAGTTCTTCCGAAACGTATTCTTGATTCAAATCGCAAAGCTCTTCGACTCTGAGAGCAAGCTGATCCAAGTAGATTTTAAATTCATGATAGGATGCGTCCGGATCGCCGACGCTGGAAAGAAGAAAGACTGCTTCCTCCAAATCACCATAGTCGTTCACGTGTCCCTTACCCGCGAGAGCCATGTAACGCGAATTAATACGTTCCAAATGCACGATCGAAGAAATAGAACGCGCAAAAACTCTTAAAGTCGGGTCCTTAAATTCCTCAACGGATTCGCTGATTCGAAATTGCCAAGGAACCATGTCCGCAATCTCACGAATGATCTGAACTTTTTCTTCTGAACTCGAAAATTCCAACTGATAGAATTTTTCTTCTAACTTATCGGGGGGAAAGGAAAGAGAATCGAAGTAAGAATCAGATGAAGGCATAAACTATATCATTTTACTAAAAACAAAATGAGTCAATTCAGAATGAAAAACGCTGAAGGAAAAAATAGAATGAGAAATATAGTTTACTATGTCTTACGGTCGCAAAGAGAAAGTGCTATAAATTTGAAAACTGGATTCAGAAAAAAATAGGAAATAAAAACGCTCCCCGTTTGAAATCCAAGGAGCGCACAGATTAAACGAAAAGAGCGGCTAATTCTTCTAAAGCTTTCTTTTCTTCTTCCGGTTTTGGAGGAGTTCCGTGCCATCCCGGATTGTTTTCCATAAAGGAAACACCTTTTCCAAGAACAGTATTAAATAAAATGATTGTAGGAGAGCCTTTGTGAAGTTTTGCTTTTTCAAAAGCGGACAAAATCTGTCCGATATCATGACCATCCGCTTCCAAAACGTTCCAGCCAAAGGAAAGAAATTTCTTGTTGAGGGGCTCAAGATTCATAACGTCTTTGGTAAAACCGTCGATCTGAATCCCATTCTTATCCATAAAAGCGATCAAATTGTCCAATTTGTAATGCACAGCGGATTGAGCCGCTTCCCAGGTCATTCCTTCTCCGCATTCCCCGTCCGATATACAAGTGTAGATCCTATGATTTTGCTTTTTCAATCTGGCACCGAGTGCAAGTCCCACGGAAACAGAAAGTCCCTGTCCAAGCGAGCCGGAAGAGCTTTCGATCCCTTTCATATAACGTGTGGAGGGATGCCCTTGGAGTCTGCTGGAGAGTTTACGAAACGTCAAAAGCTCTTCCACCGGAAAATATCCGGAATGAGCCATCGCGGCGTATCGAATCGCGCAAACATGTCCGTTGGAAAGAATCAAACGATCTCTTTCTTCCCATTCCGGATTGGACGGTTTATGATTTAGAATTTTCTTATATAGAACCGCATAGATATCGGCCAGCCCCAAAGGACCGCCCGGGTGACCTGAATTGGCGGCGGTCACCATCCGGATCACGCTCTTTCTGAGCTCGTTTGCAAAATTCTTGAGTTCTTTGATATCGTCCATATTTTTCCTATGTGAATGAGATGCCGCTTTCCGGCCTCGAGATAGATGAGGTGCCGAAAGAAGGTCAGTTCGTAGAGCGAAACAGAACCAAGCCGGAAAGGAAAATCACAGTGTATAGAGGAAGGAAAATATAGTGTAGTTTTCTGTGGAATTCTTTTTTTCGGGTAATCCCAGACCAGACCATAAGAAGCATTAAAATCAACGCCAATGCGGCAAAGGCTCGGTGTGTATCGATCACCCAGCGATCCGCGGTAGGGAGGATTCCTGCAGATTCCAAACCACCGCCCCAATATTTGACATATAATAAACCGAGAGCAGTGGATAAATTGAAAGCGGCTCCGATTAGATTGAAACTTCTGTGAAGCAGATTCTTTCGAAATCGAAAATAATAACCCGTATAAAAGCAAAGTACGGATAAGGCCATTCCGGTATTGATTAAGGTTAAAATCATTTCATCCTATTCTCGGCAGACTTTGTCCGTTCGAAACTCTTTTTCCGGAAAATGATTTTAGAAAGTATAAAATTCATCAAAAGCAGGTAGTCAGATTTTTTCTTTTTCACTCTCAAAAACCGGGAAAACCTCCGGGCGATTTTTTATTTGACCAAGGAAATCAACGCTGGATACTGGTTTTCATAGTAAAATGCTGCCTTAGCTCAATTGGTAGAGCATCTGATTTGTAATCAGACGGTTGTGGGTTCGATTCCTATAGGCAGCTATTTCTCTTCGGGTAGGTACTCAAGTGGCCAACGAGGGCAGACTGTAAATCTGCTGACTATGTCTTCGAAGGTTCGAATCCTTCCCTGCCCAAAATTTTAATCCTCCCTAGTTTAAAAATAATTAAATCACTAAAAACGAATTTGGAAGGATTCGAATAGAGCAATGCGATCGCGACCCATAGGAAGCGATGCGAGACAGGATGTCGAGCAAGCATTGCGACGAGCCTACGCGAGCGAGGCAGGATTGCCCGAGCGAAGGGGAGGCGAATCCTTCCCTGCCCAAAATTTTAATCCTCCCTAGTTTAAAAATAATTAAATCACTAAAAACGAATTTGGAAGGATTCGAATAGAGCAATGCGATCGCGACCCATAGGAAGCGATGCGAGACAGGATGTCGAGCAAGCATTGCGACGAGCCTACGCGAGCGAGGCAGGATTGCCCGAGCGAAGGGGAGGCGAATCCTTCCCTGCCCAAAATTTTAATCCTCCCTAGTTTAAAAAAAAATAGAACCGATTCACTTTCAGAAACCGATTCTATTTTTGTTTTGAGGCTGTAGATTGTTGCGCATTTTTTATGAGAGACCCCATTGGGGTTTCAGACAAATCAAACACGCGAAATCAATCCAATGAGGTCTATTTTTTCTTTGTTGATTTTGTTGCAGGAGCTGCTACTTCGCGAACGGGAGTTCCTTCCACTTTGATACAACCGCCAAAAGGTCCCCATTGATACGATTGTGCGATTACTTCCACATCTTTCAAACCGGTCGCAGTAGGGGATGCATTGGATAACGCTTTTCTCGACGCTTCTGCGATACTATTGGAATACCATCTGGATCCAAGAAAACCGCAATCTCTTCCGCTCACACGCTCTCCGACAACTTCGAGATTGGCAGGGACTTCTACGGAATATCGTTTAAACTGTCCCCAGCTGTAAGAACAGTTCGCTAGTAATAAAACTGAAAAAAGACCGATTACAATATTACGAATTTTCATCTTATTTTAAACTCCGAGCTTGAGCGCAATTCCCACCGGTCATTTGCAGACCTACGTTGGAAAGATCGGATTTTCCTTTGTTAATGAGATCCTTATTCAGATCGTTCAGAATATTAGTAACGATTGTAGCACATTCTTGACCGATTACTTCTTCTGAAAGTTGGCGATCATCAATGGCCGAAGGAACTATATAACCGACTTTGCCGATGGTAAAACAACCAGAGGCAAGAATCAAAATGGAGAGTGAAAAGAAAATTTTCTTCATTTATAAACTCTTAAACTTAATTTTAAGAACGAGAAAAAAACCTAATAAACGGTCAAACAACACGGGCCTATTTGGTATTTCTCTACGAACTCGATCCACTCCGTAACGCCTAAAATTCAAAGCAACATATTTTCGTTAAAAGATTCGACCTTCTGAAAGATTTATCTAAAAAAAGAACAAAATCAATAATGATTGCAACTTTATCGGATAAGAAGGGATATTCGAGTCATCAATGTGGATTCCCGGTTCTTACAAGGAAAAAAAGATAGCGGGCAATTTTTCAATTTCCATCCGCGACATTGGTTTGGACCGTTTTCAAATCAATGGAATAAAATTTATATTTTCCGTCCGAGGAAAACCCTTCCGTAAAAAATCGGTTTAGGGATTTACGAAAAATCAGACTGGAGACTTGTAGAGATTCCTCGATTCCGTCTTGATTGAAAGTGATTTTGATCGGAATTGCATTGTAAGCCGAACTGGAAAATAGAAAAGTCCATTCGTCCTGATCGGAAGCAAACAACGCACTCCCTAAAATCTGCTCCGAGGATATACCGGTGTATGGAACACAGTTTTGAGGTTGTATTAAACTTTTCTTAAATAAAACGGAACGCCCCTGTTTACAAAGAAAAGCAGGTGGAGATGAAACCGCCAGAACGCCTTCTTTTTTTCTATAATCCCAAAACGGGGTCGGGTTTTTGTCGCCGGAAAATAACCTTTCATCAAGCAGTTTTGCATAACGCGAAGAAGAGTCCGAAGATTCTTCCGGTTCGGATTCGTCCGATTTGTTCGAGGAACTTTTACCCAGAAGATATTCATACACCGGATCCGAAGTGTCCGTGTTTAGAATTTTCACAGCCTTTAAAAACTTTTCACCCGGATGTTTGTCTTCAAAATTCTTAAAACAAAGTCTGTATAAAAGTTCCTCGGATTCGTCTCCCGGAGAAAATGATTTTGTCAAATAAGAACAAGCTTCCTGTTTTCTTCCGCTTACAAGAAGGGTTTTTGCGGTCTCGATCGTTCCTCTTTCCTTATTTCCGTAAAAACTGCTCATCCAAAAATATCTGGCGGCAGAATCCTGCTTGCCGAGATTTCTGAGAAACTTTCCATAGAGATACAATAGATCTGATTTTCCGTCTTCGCTTAACGATTTTAATTTTCCGCCTGAATAGATTCTTTTGTAAGCGCTTCCTCTTCCGGAATGAAGTGTAAAACTGATTCTGAGAGCGAGAGAGATTTCCGACGTTAAGATATTTCTCATCTCTCCGAAGCTGTGAATTTTTTCCCAACCGTCATAATCGCCGCTTTTAATTTTTACCGCATAACAAGCCTTATAGAGCAAAATATTTTCCTTCTTGGAAAGAATCTTAAACAACAAAGGCATTTCCGGAATCGGCGATACGGGGGAGGATTCTGTTTCTTCTACGACGGAGCCTGTTTCGGTTTTAATAGGGGGATCGTAAAAATAAGGTTCCGGATCCGGGATCGGCTTGCTACAACCTCCGATGACGGACACAAGGGCGGAAGGGCTTACGTTCAACCCGCTCGCTAATTCCGAAACGATGATCGGATAATGTCCCTTTTTATCCGTGATCTTACCCGAACGACTCATGATCAGAATCGCTGGAATATACTTTCGATATTTCTCATATAGAAAAAAAAGTCTGGAGGCAGCGGTTTTGCGTATATCCGACTTTTGCGATGTCCGGAGAAGCTCTTCATACAAAGGAATGGAAAAAAGAGGGTCATCCTTTTCCATTTCATACGCATCCTCATAGGAAGTCGCCTGAAGACTCAAAATAACGCTTAAGAATATCGTGATAAAATAAAACGGTTTAAAAGACATTTCTGAGAACTTCCCGTTTGGCATCGGATCCGTGATTGAGAGGACAAACTTCGGAGGGAACGGTTCCATTTTTAAAAAGTTCCTTTCGAGAATGTTTACAGGAAGAACCCGGAAGTTTACCGGATTCCTCACACACCGTCGTCGTGATCGCACGTTCGGAAATCGGGTATCTTCGTTTTGCTTCCTCGGAATCCTCAGCGGACTCAAAAACTTTCGCGACAGCTCCCCAAAGCGGAGCGGCCACAGTTCCGCCTAACGCAGAAGATCCCAAACCATAACTTGGATCGTCGTATCCAAGCCAAATCGCCATCGACAATCCCGGTTTGACTCCGACAAACCAATTGTCCCGATTGTCGTTTGTTGTCCCGGTTTTACCCGCGACCTCTCCCTTATAACCGGTGTTTCTCACACCCGCAGAGTTAGCACTTCCATGAAGCAGATCGATCATAATCTCTGCGGTTTGAGAGGATAAAACCTTTCTTGCAAGCGGAACTTTCAGACCGAATTCATCCGTATTCTTTCGTTCATAAATAATTTTTCCGCCGCGATCGGTGATCTTTTGAATCAGATAAGGACGTTTGATCTCTCCGTCGTTTGCAAACGCAGAATAGGCGATCGCCATTTCCAGAGGAGAGATTTCGAGAGATCCGAGAGCTAAAGAAAGATCCGCTCTAAATCTGGACTGAAGCACCTTTGAATCCGGAAAAAAAAACTTTTGAAAGAACTCCTGGATTTTTGAAATTCCTAATTTTTCGGCGATCTGAACCGCCGCGGTGTTTTTGGACTTAGCCAATGCTTGCCTAACGCTGATATCACCGTCGTATTGATTTCCGATATTTTCAGGCATCCAGTTCCCAGTCGTATTTCTGTAAATCAAGGGCGCATCCAAAATTCTCGAAGAAGCGTTGATCAATCCGTTTTCAATCGCAGCGGAATAAAGAATGGGTTTGATGGAAGAGCCCGTCTGACGTTTCATTCCCGTTGTTCTGTCCAATTGATTGTCCGCTTTGAACTCCGATCCGCCGTGCATGAGAAGAATTTCGCCGGTGGAAGGATCAACCGCGACTAACGCAGCTTGTAACCCGGCCTCGTTCGCACCGGTAAAAGAATCGATATCCATAAAAAGTTCAAGAGCCGGGGACAAATCCTGCACGTATTTTCGAAAAACCGCGGTCTCACTGGAATTTTTATTGTCAGTGAGTTTTGTTTTTCGAACCAATCCGTTTTTTTGCACATTATCCACGTAGGACTTTACGATTTTTTGAAGTTCGGCCTGAACCGGTTCGGCGATTGTTGTATAAATCGAAAAACCGCCGGTTTCATAAATGTTCGAATCCGGATATAAAGAATTCAAAAATTTACGAACGTGTTCGGTCACATAAGGGGAATGGTCTCTTCGATTCCCAAAAACGGTCTCTCCCGGAGAACGCATATGAAAGGTCAAATAGATTTCGTCTAACTTTGATTTTGGATTCTCCTTTAAGATTTCGTCTTTTCGAAACGAATGAATGATGGCGTTGACTCTTTGTCTGGATAGATCCGGATTTTTTAGAGGAGAAAAACGGTTGGGAGCCGATGCCAAAGAAGCGAGCACGATCATCTCTTCCTGTGTGAGTTCTGG comes from the Leptospira sp. WS92.C1 genome and includes:
- a CDS encoding transglycosylase domain-containing protein, with protein sequence METGIQTLRNPRFLCPECGTTSRLPEGVPTGSVFRLTCYQCGHKALVRMEAPVAISKEILSPSVSKRSNSFHFGQNENLGSPEPPPNVGTPQFHSQDERSGPDLLERIFAFAVQIKILLETKTRELQQKFKKTPKDPESDSLLSEDRPLLRREKISFESKPFFSVRREIEEFGGQIRIKTLAERLRDQMVSHRLRFSNVVLLSAGAVVSALLLGMILFWVGVITRESELKEMIALFYNHQPSVIYDRDGKKVSEIFAKKTSNLEWDAYPENLKKIVLLVEDRKFFSHGGIDYFSILRAVLVNITSFRFKQGASTITQQLARILLDDREKSIVRKVKEAQLAFALEYAYDKKQILLYYLNNVYLGHGAFGFASAAEFYFKKTPPELTQEEMIVLASLASAPNRFSPLKNPDLSRQRVNAIIHSFRKDEILKENPKSKLDEIYLTFHMRSPGETVFGNRRDHSPYVTEHVRKFLNSLYPDSNIYETGGFSIYTTIAEPVQAELQKIVKSYVDNVQKNGLVRKTKLTDNKNSSETAVFRKYVQDLSPALELFMDIDSFTGANEAGLQAALVAVDPSTGEILLMHGGSEFKADNQLDRTTGMKRQTGSSIKPILYSAAIENGLINASSRILDAPLIYRNTTGNWMPENIGNQYDGDISVRQALAKSKNTAAVQIAEKLGISKIQEFFQKFFFPDSKVLQSRFRADLSLALGSLEISPLEMAIAYSAFANDGEIKRPYLIQKITDRGGKIIYERKNTDEFGLKVPLARKVLSSQTAEIMIDLLHGSANSAGVRNTGYKGEVAGKTGTTNDNRDNWFVGVKPGLSMAIWLGYDDPSYGLGSSALGGTVAAPLWGAVAKVFESAEDSEEAKRRYPISERAITTTVCEESGKLPGSSCKHSRKELFKNGTVPSEVCPLNHGSDAKREVLRNVF